The Echinicola rosea genome has a segment encoding these proteins:
- a CDS encoding acyltransferase has product MIAFFLKLFSINPENRFGKGWSNKDTFISLWMILPKLIRGTWLKFFLSASSGMLMVGKRTKIFNSSYIKVGHNCIFEDGCEVNGLSRNGIQLGDNVTIGRFAMIRPTNNYGGAIGEGLKVGSNSSIGHLCYIGCSGYIEIGENVMMSPRVSIYSENHNFSRINLPMKDQGVSRSFVKIEDDCWIASNTIVLAGVTIGKGSVIAAGSVVTKDVPPYSIVGGNPAKIIKSRLD; this is encoded by the coding sequence ATGATAGCCTTTTTTTTAAAATTATTTAGCATTAATCCGGAAAATAGATTCGGTAAAGGTTGGAGTAATAAGGATACTTTTATTTCGCTTTGGATGATTTTACCTAAACTAATTCGGGGCACCTGGTTGAAATTTTTTTTAAGTGCCTCCAGTGGTATGCTTATGGTAGGAAAGCGAACAAAAATTTTTAATTCTTCTTATATAAAAGTCGGGCATAATTGCATTTTCGAGGATGGTTGTGAAGTTAATGGATTATCCAGAAATGGAATCCAACTGGGCGATAACGTGACAATTGGAAGATTCGCCATGATCAGACCAACTAATAATTATGGAGGCGCTATTGGAGAGGGATTAAAAGTCGGTAGCAATTCAAGTATCGGGCATTTATGTTATATCGGATGTTCAGGATATATCGAGATTGGAGAAAATGTAATGATGTCTCCACGAGTAAGCATTTATTCAGAAAATCATAACTTTTCAAGAATAAATCTTCCAATGAAAGATCAAGGGGTCTCAAGAAGCTTTGTAAAGATTGAAGACGACTGTTGGATTGCGAGTAACACCATTGTTTTAGCGGGGGTAACTATTGGTAAGGGCTCAGTGATAGCAGCAGGAAGTGTGGTCACAAAAGATGTTCCCCCTTATTCAATTGTTGGGGGAAATCCTGCTAAAATCATAAAATCAAGGTTGGATTAA